aataatatggACAGCTTTGGACTCTATAGCACACTGCATTTTACACTGCTCTGTCCACAGAAAAGACCATGTTTTTGAAATAACCTGATTCTGGATTTTGTAGGAAGGCAGAGTAACGGAGCTCATACTGTCGTCCTCATTGTTGTTCCAATAGTAATTTGCCTGATCCTCATcatcaactttttcatcctttTAGGAGTGAGGAAGCCGAGGGAACAAGTCGAAGGTAATTTCTTACTGTTCTAAAATTCAGGGTCCTACGATGTGCTAAATGGACTTGCATGATAGTGATTTATGGCATGCTACATCTATCTACAGAAATGTACTTATTCGTTTAAATTGAGATAATTTGTTCCCGTCATGAAGCAGATGGTGAAAGTTGTGAAGTGGAATCCTTGCAATTTAACTTCAACACAATTAGAGCAGCAACAGATAACTTCTCGGACGCAAATAAGGTTGGAGTAGGTGGATTTGGGGTTGTTTATAGAGTAAGGAAACATTACCATATCAAAAGGACTATTAATTACCATCTGTAAATGTTGAGCCAATATCTCTGCATTCCTTGAAGgttgtttgaattatttcatTGTATTCTCTATGCTGATAAATCTACAGGGTAGGCTACTCAATGGACAAGATATAGCTGTCAAGAGTTGTCAATGAACTCCAAACAAGGAGATCTAGAATTCAAGAATGAGTTCCTATTGTTGGCCAAACTTCAGCATCGAAATTTAGTTAGGCCTCCAAGGTTTCTGCTTGGAAGGAGATGAAAGACTTCTTATATATGAGTTTGTGCCTAACAAAAGCCTAGATTGCTTCATATTTGGTAAATTTTCATTCTGGTTTTCAATTCAAGATTAAACttgaaataatttcttttagtaAATACTGGAATGAATGATACTTAACTAAGTAATATATCCTTGTGTGACATTAGATCCAATCAAGTGTGAACAGTTGGATTGGGAAAAGCGTTACAGAATCATAGAAGGTACTGCTCGAGGACTTCTTTACCTTCATGAGGATTCTCGAGTGCAGATTATTCATCGTGATCTCAAAGCGAGCAACATCCTGCTAGATGAAGAAATGAACCCCAAAATTTCTGACTTTGGCATGGCAAGGATGTTTATTCTGGTTCAAACTCAAGGCAGTACGAGTAGAATTGTTGGAACCCAATAAGTATATCCTACAAATAAGTGGAAGTCAAAATAATTTGAGCATTCATTTGAAAAGCCTTTGCTATCATTTAaatgaatattattttaatCACCTTAATATGCAGCGGATACATGGCTCCAGAATATATAATACATGGACACTTCTCGGTCAAGTCAAATGTCTTTAGTTTTGGCGTGTTGATTTTGGAGATTGTGAGTGGCCAGAAAAATAGTTGTTTCCATGATGGCGAGAATGTAGAGTATCTTTCAAGCTATGTGAGTATGAATCTCAATGGCTAAATTCTGGTCTTACTTGAAACAATGCACATGAAGTTGGAAAGTAATAGGAGTATAACtctgtttctttaattttgcaGGCATGGAAAAATTGGATGGAGGGGACTGTGTCAAATCTTATAGATCCCACATTGAAGGACAGTTCAACGACAAAAATATGGAGACGCATCCACATTGGATTACTTTGTCTTCAAGAAAGCGTGGGTGATAGACCAACCATGGCTTCTGTGATTTCCATGCTTACTAGttactctctcactctccctgTACCCTCCCAACCGGCATTTTTTATGCATAGCACCATTAAAGCAAGCTCGTCATCACAACAGGAGTCTAGCTTGGGGGTAGTCCTAGCTGCAGCAAATGAGGCTTCAATTACCGAGCTATTTCCTCGCTAGGGTTTGAGGATAGCAGCAACATTTGTGGACAAAATCACAGGTTTATTTTGAAAGCTATAGTAGCTTGGttcgtgatttttttattaacaaaaaaaaaaaaaaatggttctttATACAAGAAACACATTGAATTGATTTACAATATATTGGTTACAGTATCATAATTAATAAATGTATTTAATCTCTTTTGAATGACAAAAGAACTTATTCATAAAAAGCACGAAAATACAAAACTACATGCTGCTTCCTGCTAGAACCACACGGTTTACATAATATACAACCAAGCATTACAAGAGATCCAGGATCAACGGCAATCCTGAACTGCACAAGGAATTACACACAAGTTCCCATTTGCAACAGAATCTCCAAATCTTCTACATTTAGTGTAAAAGTAGCAATTTGTATTCACGTGTTGAGTTCGGATCATGTCGAAACATATAGAGATATAATATGagattatataggttaactTTAActcaacctatttaattaaacgagtcagactCTTTAACCTTATCTCGCTAATTTCATGTTAAATTCGTTTTGAATTTTCGAGTTTTGTCAAAAATTGTTAGCCCAAATCTAAAGGTATTCACAACTCCTAAAGGACAATTCCAGCTACAGGTTTGAAAACAGATCCTTGATCCCCTAGGTAATTGTAGAAATCCTTGTACTCATTCCACACCAGATAATAGATGATAGATGTGGGCTTCCCATTCCATTTTCAGTAACATTGGTATCGGCCCATCTATTAACTTGGCTTTACCAAATAAGACCTTTACGAGCTTATTTTAGACTTGAATGAAAATACATGCACCATTCAACTTGTTGGGCTTTTATGCGTGAAATTTACGTAATTTGCAACtaatattgatgaataaaatCTTAGTTCATAAATTGTTCATTACTTCTCCCAAGTATCACACGGAGATTTATAATTAGCGCTCTAAAATAACAAATTGGATGGATTAGTTCGAGTAAACCAATTTGGAAGAGACATTAGCCCAGAAGGAATGGCACCACAGGCACAACGATTGGAGCAACAATGGTGACTATCGTTACTTTTAAGATTTTGCTTTCACCTGCACAAACAAGATCAAGGCTCAGTTAGATGCTGAACAGTAATTACGATCATCCACAAGGAGCCCTGCTTTCAGAAAGTGATTACGTTTGACTGTGTCattaatattagaaaataaagagaatgacaaaaacagagaaggaagaggaagaagggaAGAACAGATGACTTTAAGGACTACATTGTTGCTGATTACACTACATTACTTGATTACAAGATAGCTTAATATATAGGCTTTAACAAAGGTTAAAGACCAGAGTACAAAATGATAAACTGAAGTAGAAATACAAATAGGTATGGCTTGAAGGTATGGGTTGAGATAGAGGAGAGATTGCTGTAGATTTGGGGATGGCTTACTGCAGAACCTGCAGTGGTATGGTGACTTGCTTGCTGCTATGGATATCCTCTAATATTCTCTCGCAAATTGATGGTTGGAACTTCCTTACTTTAAGCAAAAGTCATAAAAGAAACAAGCCAAATGGCTTTAAAATGGGCTTGGGACTTTGACATTTTCCACGAGTAATTGGGCCATCAATGGGCTAAGAGaaaaaagtcaacaaaaaaCTAATATGAGCTTGGGCTTTGGACATACATTGGACCAACAATGGGACAAAAAAGGTGCCATCAAAAGACTGACATAGGCCTGGGACTTTAGACATTTGCCACAAGCTAGACAATAGACAGAATGGGCCAAAACATTGAGGGCCAACTATGAGAGAAACCTCCTTTTTCATTTCATGAATTGCTAGCATCGTTTGATGCTGCTTTCGAGGACACACACTGAAAGATATGAGAAGAAATAAGAGAGAGTGAGACAAAGAGGAAGACTTCTAgcattttttatgcttttgacTTTGAGGAGATACTGacgaaaataaaacaaaaaaaaaaaaaaaagaagagctaagaaatgaaaagagagaggaaggcTCTTTTTAACCGAGAACTTGAGGCCCTATTTACTATCCCTCTCCCCTCTCCTTCCCTCCTTTTTCCCTGTTTGTGTACGGAAAAGTCGAAAAGTCTGAAAAAGAATCTAACATTTCATtctattcccattttaccctAACCTTTcaatatgaagaacaaaaaaaagg
This DNA window, taken from Alnus glutinosa chromosome 5, dhAlnGlut1.1, whole genome shotgun sequence, encodes the following:
- the LOC133868834 gene encoding cysteine-rich receptor-like protein kinase 44 — its product is MAPEYIIHGHFSVKSNVFSFGVLILEIVSGQKNSCFHDGENVEYLSSYAWKNWMEGTVSNLIDPTLKDSSTTKIWRRIHIGLLCLQESVGDRPTMASVISMLTSYSLTLPVPSQPAFFMHSTIKASSSSQQESSLGVVLAAANEASITELFPR